One genomic segment of Micromonospora sp. WMMC415 includes these proteins:
- a CDS encoding MFS transporter: MTLTETRPATYRDVFAVAEFRVLFGSFGVFLIGETVKMLALSVLVYERTGSGLLAALAYVTGFLPHAFGGVFLLALADRWPPRALIVGYDLLRLAVVVVLALGVLSPGAMLGLVAVVGLFGPVSSAARTALLPEVLHGDAYVLGRSLLTVAAGGTQVAGFALGGLLLGLVGPYGALWLTAATCGLSALLVRVGLARRPPRARPDGGNAVRETWRVNRALLADRRVRGLLLAQWLPGSVLVGAEGVAVPYAAGLGVDASAGLLLMAAAFGMLVGDLLVGRFVAPARREAWTPWLALLLGVPMLAFVARPAMWPAAALFAVATAGFAYQLGLARRFLHAVPQERRGQAFGLVSTGLMAVQGLAAAAGGALSEVLAPGTVMALAGVASLVATLALWRVLTPPRP, encoded by the coding sequence GTGACCCTGACCGAAACCCGTCCCGCCACCTACCGGGACGTTTTCGCCGTCGCCGAGTTCCGGGTGCTCTTCGGCAGCTTCGGCGTGTTCCTGATCGGCGAGACGGTGAAGATGCTCGCCCTGTCCGTGCTGGTCTACGAGCGCACCGGCTCGGGGCTGCTCGCCGCGCTGGCGTACGTGACCGGGTTCCTGCCGCACGCGTTCGGCGGGGTGTTCCTGCTCGCGCTGGCCGACCGCTGGCCGCCGCGCGCGCTGATCGTCGGGTACGACCTGCTCCGGCTCGCCGTGGTGGTGGTGCTCGCCCTCGGCGTGCTCTCCCCGGGGGCCATGCTCGGGCTGGTCGCGGTCGTCGGCCTGTTCGGCCCGGTCAGCAGCGCCGCGCGGACCGCGCTGCTGCCGGAGGTGCTGCACGGCGACGCGTACGTCCTCGGGCGGTCCCTGCTCACCGTGGCGGCCGGCGGCACGCAGGTGGCCGGGTTCGCCCTCGGCGGGCTGCTGCTCGGCCTGGTCGGCCCGTACGGCGCGCTCTGGCTGACCGCCGCCACCTGCGGGCTGTCCGCCCTGCTCGTCCGCGTCGGGCTGGCACGACGCCCACCTCGGGCGCGACCGGACGGCGGGAACGCGGTCCGGGAGACCTGGCGGGTCAACCGGGCGTTGCTCGCCGACCGGCGCGTCCGGGGCCTGCTGCTGGCGCAGTGGCTGCCCGGCTCGGTGCTGGTCGGGGCGGAGGGCGTCGCCGTGCCGTACGCCGCCGGCCTCGGCGTCGACGCCAGTGCGGGCCTGCTGCTGATGGCAGCCGCGTTCGGGATGCTCGTCGGGGACCTGCTGGTGGGGCGGTTCGTCGCGCCGGCCCGCCGGGAGGCGTGGACGCCGTGGCTCGCGCTCCTGCTCGGCGTACCCATGCTGGCGTTCGTGGCCCGACCGGCGATGTGGCCGGCGGCGGCGCTCTTCGCGGTGGCCACCGCGGGCTTCGCGTACCAGCTCGGCCTGGCCCGCCGGTTCCTGCACGCGGTGCCACAGGAGCGGCGCGGGCAGGCGTTCGGACTGGTCAGCACCGGTTTGATGGCGGTGCAGGGGCTCGCGGCGGCGGCTGGCGGTGCGCTCAGCGAGGTGCTGGCGCCGGGCACGGTGATGGCGCTGGCCGGGGTGGCGTCGCTGGTGGCGACGCTGGCGCTGTGGCGGGTGCTGACGCCGCCGCGGCCGTGA
- a CDS encoding PQQ-binding-like beta-propeller repeat protein, with protein MAKGSGLGVRGWLLLGLITVVVLASTGVWNPFPGIWDWVDRSEPISEPDVVWQHRIGGTPRSVTFAGDTVVVEQRTRVEARRLSDGTQLWERKADWAAVAGGDRDAVVVVGKLLVKGYEVLDPTTGVTRRRDDDAVAVWTWRNLLLDARCVEPTDCTLSAWDPRGTAPLWTAFVPGVRSGLLGDNPALLDTRRLDAVRIDEEAAGPEPVPPLLGLPVDNRVHVLDTATGRVLTDVEPGREERLSVVGGRLLRITARSQDGTCFFTISGRDPTTGQEAWQRAGVNLRTADAAGCAQREDPQGARNVLLGVAPDGREAVLDGYDGRLLLVTAPGEKIVAVDDRYALVRAADKRSVSARELGTGRIRWSRPTGAKAGAALTPYAAVLAEDKPSRLVALDPRTGAELATLRTAANALAVGPTGMIIGEGREIGYVRFGGAAVAPPPAGGDGPRPGPAGTGDVPAPEDSCGPKRELCPDPGS; from the coding sequence GTGGCGAAGGGGAGCGGCCTCGGCGTACGTGGCTGGCTGCTGCTCGGGCTGATCACCGTCGTCGTCCTCGCGTCGACCGGAGTGTGGAACCCGTTCCCCGGCATCTGGGACTGGGTCGACCGCAGCGAGCCGATCTCCGAGCCCGACGTGGTCTGGCAGCACCGGATCGGCGGCACGCCGCGCAGCGTCACCTTCGCCGGGGACACCGTCGTGGTCGAGCAGCGCACCCGGGTAGAGGCACGCCGGCTCAGCGACGGCACCCAGCTCTGGGAGCGCAAGGCCGACTGGGCGGCGGTGGCCGGCGGCGACCGGGACGCCGTCGTCGTCGTGGGCAAGCTCCTGGTCAAGGGGTACGAGGTACTCGACCCCACCACCGGCGTCACCCGGCGGCGGGACGACGACGCCGTGGCCGTCTGGACGTGGCGCAACCTGCTGCTCGACGCCCGCTGCGTCGAACCGACCGACTGCACACTCAGCGCCTGGGACCCGCGCGGCACGGCTCCGCTGTGGACGGCGTTCGTGCCCGGCGTCCGCAGCGGCCTGCTCGGCGACAACCCGGCGCTGCTCGACACCCGCCGGCTCGACGCCGTCCGGATCGACGAGGAGGCGGCCGGGCCGGAACCGGTGCCCCCGCTGCTCGGTCTCCCGGTCGACAACCGGGTGCACGTGCTGGACACCGCCACCGGGCGGGTCCTCACCGACGTCGAGCCGGGCCGCGAGGAACGGCTGTCGGTGGTCGGCGGCCGGCTGCTGCGGATCACCGCCCGGTCCCAGGACGGCACCTGCTTCTTCACCATCTCCGGCCGGGACCCGACCACCGGCCAGGAGGCGTGGCAGCGTGCCGGCGTCAACCTGCGGACCGCCGACGCCGCCGGGTGCGCCCAGCGGGAGGACCCGCAGGGCGCGCGCAACGTCCTCCTCGGGGTGGCGCCGGACGGCCGGGAGGCGGTCCTCGACGGGTACGACGGCCGACTGCTGCTCGTCACCGCCCCCGGTGAGAAGATCGTCGCCGTCGACGACCGGTACGCCCTGGTCCGCGCCGCCGACAAGCGCTCCGTCTCCGCCCGGGAACTCGGCACCGGCCGGATCCGGTGGAGCCGTCCCACCGGCGCGAAGGCGGGGGCCGCGCTCACCCCGTACGCGGCGGTGCTCGCCGAGGACAAGCCGTCCCGGCTGGTGGCGCTCGACCCGCGTACCGGTGCGGAGCTGGCGACCCTGCGGACGGCCGCGAACGCGCTCGCCGTCGGCCCCACCGGCATGATCATCGGTGAGGGCCGGGAGATCGGGTACGTCCGCTTCGGCGGTGCCGCGGTCGCCCCGCCGCCGGCCGGCGGTGACGGGCCGCGGCCGGGCCCCGCCGGGACCGGTGACGTGCCGGCGCCCGAGGACAGCTGCGGGCCGAAGCGGGAGCTGTGCCCCGACCCGGGCAGCTGA
- a CDS encoding fumarate hydratase — MSSAAAFSYAPLLPTGPDQTEYRLVTDEGVDIVDGPGGRRFLTVEPAALTALTAEAMHDIAHFLRPAHLAQLRSIIDDPMASPNDRFVALDLLRNANIAAGGVLPMCQDTGTAIVMGKRGRHVLTDGADAEAISRGVWQAYTRLNLRYSQLAPLTMWEERNTGSNLPAQVEIYAEDPDGHPDAYKFLFMAKGGGSANKSYLYQETKALLNPTRMMQFLEEKLRLIGTAACPPYHLAIVIGGTSAEYALKTAKYASAKYLDALPTSGSLTGHGFRDLELEAEVLELTRNFGIGAQFGGRYFCHDVRVVRLPRHGASCPVAIAVSCSADRQAVAKITPSGVWLERLETDPARYLPDVTDAQLDTSEVVRVDLNRPMDEIRAELSKYPVKTRLSLSGPLVVARDIAHAKIAERLDAGEQMPSYLRDHAVYYAGPAKTPEGYASGSFGPTTAGRMDAYVEKFQAAGGSMVMLAKGNRSAQVTRSCHQHGGFYLGSIGGPAARLAQDCIKHVEVLEYPELGMEAVWKIEVEDFPAFIVVDDKGNDFFAEVTKPVLTVGRR, encoded by the coding sequence ATGAGCAGTGCCGCCGCCTTCTCGTACGCCCCCCTGCTGCCGACCGGTCCCGACCAGACGGAGTACCGCCTGGTCACCGACGAGGGCGTCGACATCGTCGACGGGCCCGGAGGCCGCCGGTTCCTCACCGTGGAGCCGGCCGCGCTGACCGCGCTGACCGCCGAGGCGATGCACGACATCGCGCACTTCCTGCGCCCCGCGCACCTGGCGCAGCTCCGGTCGATCATCGACGACCCGATGGCCTCCCCGAACGACCGGTTCGTCGCGTTGGACCTGCTGCGCAACGCCAACATCGCGGCCGGCGGCGTGCTCCCGATGTGCCAGGACACCGGCACCGCGATCGTCATGGGCAAGCGCGGCCGGCACGTCCTCACCGACGGCGCCGACGCCGAGGCCATCTCCCGCGGAGTGTGGCAGGCGTACACCCGACTGAACCTGCGGTACTCGCAGCTCGCCCCGCTGACCATGTGGGAGGAGCGCAACACCGGCAGCAACCTGCCGGCCCAGGTGGAGATCTACGCCGAGGACCCGGACGGGCACCCGGACGCGTACAAGTTCCTCTTCATGGCCAAGGGCGGCGGCTCGGCCAACAAGTCGTACCTCTACCAGGAGACCAAGGCCCTGCTGAACCCGACGCGGATGATGCAGTTCCTGGAGGAGAAGCTGCGGCTGATCGGCACGGCGGCGTGCCCGCCGTACCACCTGGCCATCGTCATCGGCGGCACCAGCGCCGAGTACGCGTTGAAGACCGCCAAGTACGCCTCCGCGAAGTACCTGGACGCGCTGCCCACCTCCGGCTCGCTCACCGGGCACGGCTTCCGTGACCTGGAACTGGAGGCGGAGGTGCTGGAGCTGACCCGCAACTTCGGCATCGGCGCGCAGTTCGGCGGGCGGTACTTCTGCCACGACGTACGGGTGGTCCGGCTGCCCCGCCACGGGGCGTCCTGCCCGGTGGCGATCGCCGTCTCCTGCTCGGCGGACCGGCAGGCGGTCGCGAAGATCACCCCGTCGGGCGTGTGGCTGGAACGACTCGAAACCGACCCGGCCCGCTACCTGCCCGACGTCACCGACGCGCAGCTGGACACCTCCGAGGTCGTCCGGGTCGACCTCAACCGGCCGATGGACGAGATCCGCGCCGAGCTCTCCAAGTACCCGGTGAAGACCCGCCTGTCGCTGAGCGGCCCCCTGGTCGTCGCCCGGGACATCGCCCACGCGAAGATCGCCGAGCGGCTGGACGCCGGTGAGCAGATGCCGTCGTACCTGCGCGACCACGCCGTCTACTACGCCGGCCCGGCCAAGACCCCCGAGGGGTACGCCTCCGGCTCGTTCGGCCCGACGACCGCCGGCCGGATGGACGCGTACGTGGAGAAGTTCCAGGCGGCCGGCGGCTCGATGGTGATGCTGGCCAAGGGCAACCGCTCCGCCCAGGTCACCCGCTCCTGTCACCAGCACGGCGGCTTCTACCTCGGCTCGATCGGCGGCCCGGCCGCCCGGCTCGCGCAGGACTGCATCAAGCACGTCGAGGTCCTGGAGTACCCCGAGCTGGGCATGGAGGCGGTCTGGAAGATCGAGGTGGAGGACTTCCCGGCGTTCATCGTCGTGGACGACAAGGGCAACGACTTCTTTGCCGAGGTCACCAAGCCGGTCCTCACCGTCGGCCGCCGCTGA